The proteins below are encoded in one region of Helianthus annuus cultivar XRQ/B chromosome 2, HanXRQr2.0-SUNRISE, whole genome shotgun sequence:
- the LOC110919968 gene encoding probable rhamnogalacturonate lyase B: MAPIGVRLQIEDHHVVIDNGILQVTLSNPEGMVTGIRYNGLDNVLEDRNDETNRGYWDVVWSALDGSGRTGVFEVIKSASFKVIVETEELVEVSFSRPWDPSLKGKFVPLNIDKRFILLRGCSGFYTYAIYEHMGSQEWQAFSLGETRVAFKLTKDKFRYMAVADDRRRYMPLPDDRQPERGQPLAYPEAVLLVNPVEPEFTGEVDDKYQYTCENRNLKVHGWISNDPSIGFWQITPSDEFRTGGPLKQNLCSHVGPTCLAVFVGAHYAGDDLVPKFGQGEPWKKVFGPVFIYLNSVMDGQDPLTLWDDAKRQMTVETSGWPYSFPASEDFPKSNQRGMVYGKLLVRDRFVNSNDMPINGAYVGLAPLGEVGSWQRECKDYQFWTTTDENGFFSINNIRTGNYNLYALVYGFIGDYRNDSSITVTPGCNINVGTLVYEPPRNGPTLWEIGIPDRSAAEFYVPDPNPLFVNKLFIDQPQNKFRQYGLWERYGELYPEGDLIYTIGESDYSKDWFYAQVPRKKEDNSYEGTTWQIKFKLENVKPSATYKLRIALAGASLAELQVRINDRNKARPLFTTGLIGRDNAIPRHGIHGLYWLYNVDVAGSLLLEGDNIFYFTQTRSQSPFQAIMYDYIRLEGPTQEL; this comes from the exons GTACTGGGACGTTGTTTGGAGTGCTTTAGATGGGTCCGGGAGAACGGGAGTTTTCGAAGT GATTAAGTCAGCAAGTTTCAAGGTTATTGTGGAAACTGAGGAACTAGTTGAGGTTTCCTTTTCTAGGCCATGGGATCCGTCTCTAAAAGGAAAATTTGTTCCTTTAAACATAGACAAAAG ATTCATTTTGCTTCGTGGTTGCTCCGGTTTCTACACTTACGCCATTTACGAACACATGGGTTCACAAGAATGGCAAGCATTTAGTCTTGGTGAAACAAGAGTTGCATTCAAGCTCACAAAAGACAA GTTTCGATATATGGCGGTGGCCGATGATAGGAGAAGATACATGCCATTGCCAGACGACCGTCAACCAGAAAGAGGCCAACCCCTTGCATATCCGGAAGCCGTTTTGTTGGTCAATCCAGTTGAACCTGAGTTCACAGGAGAG GTGGATGACAAATACCAGTATACTTGCGAGAATAGAAATCTTAAGGTGCATGGATGGATATCAAATGACCCCTCAATAGGGTTTTGGCAAATCACACCAAGTGATGAGTTTCGAACAGGTGGGCCCCTTAAACAAAATCTTTGTTCTCATGTTGGGCCCACTTGTCTAGCG GTTTTTGTTGGTGCACACTATGCCGGGGATGATTTAGTTCCAAAATTTGGGCAAGGCGAGCCATGGAAGAAGGTTTTTGGACCCGTTTTTATATATCTAAACTCAGTGATGGATGGACAAGACCCTCTTACACTTTGGGACGATGCAAAAAGACAG ATGACGGTTGAAACAAGCGGTTGGCCTTACAGTTTTCCGGCATCCGAGGATTTTCCTAAATCAAATCAAAGAGGCATGGTTTACGGAAAATTACTAGTTCGTGATAG ATTTGTAAATAGTAATGATATGCCAATCAATGGGGCATATGTTGGTTTAGCTCCACTAGGAGAAGTTGGATCATGGCAAAGAGAATGCAAG GATTATCAATTTTGGACTACGACAGATGAGAATGGATTTTTTTCTATTAACAATATTAGAACCGGGAACTATAACTTATATGCTTTGGTCTACGGATTTATTGGTGACTACCGAAATGACAGTTCTATAACCGTAACTCCAG GTTGTAATATTAATGTTGGTACACTCGTCTACGAGCCGCCAAGAAATGGTCCTACACTGTGGGAGATAGGGATCCCTGATCGCTCGGCTGCAGAATTTTACGTCCCAGATCCTAACCCTCTATTCGTGAACAAGCTCTTTATTGATCAACCTCAAAA CAAATTTAGGCAATATGGTTTGTGGGAAAGGTATGGAGAGTTGTACCCTGAAGGAGACTTGATATACACAATTGGAGAGAGTGACTATAGCAAAGACTGGTTTTATGCTCAAGTTCCAAG AAAAAAAGAAGATAATTCGTATGAAGGAACAACATGGCAGATCAAGTTCAAGCTAGAAAATGTCAAACCGAGTGCAACTTATAAACTACGAATAGCGCTGGCTGGGGCATCTCTAGCGGAACTACAG gtTCGGATAAATGATCGAAATAAAGCTCGTCCTCTCTTTACAACCGGACTTATAGGACGTGATAATGCAATTCCAAGGCATGGGATACACGGGCTATATTGGTTGTACAATGTAGATGTTGCGGGTTCTCTACTCTTAGAAGGAGATAACATCTTTTATTTTACACAAACACGATCTCAAAGTCCATTTCAAGCTATCATGTATGATTATATTCGGTTAGAAGGTCCAACACAGGAACTGTAG